The following coding sequences are from one Myxococcales bacterium window:
- a CDS encoding TlpA family protein disulfide reductase, with amino-acid sequence MHIDTNQRLSRSQLRRAELLLVAVLVGSGVPGQAAPAMPLPRAPAPEGVSLEALNLAGVKALRANKDRKSWVLVNFWATWCGPCITEFPDLLDLERDYAQRGFELVTVAAQSEDERNQVLAFLTKQGARGRNYLLADADKEAALTAFDKAWEGGLPFTLLLSPKGKVLYRQQGPVDVAKVRTLLDKGLSKAAR; translated from the coding sequence ATGCACATCGACACGAACCAGCGGCTCTCCCGGTCGCAGCTCCGCCGGGCAGAACTGTTGCTGGTCGCGGTTTTGGTTGGTTCCGGCGTGCCCGGACAGGCGGCCCCGGCGATGCCGCTGCCCCGCGCTCCTGCGCCGGAGGGGGTGTCGCTCGAAGCCCTGAACCTCGCTGGCGTCAAGGCGCTCCGGGCCAACAAGGACCGCAAGAGCTGGGTCCTGGTGAACTTCTGGGCCACCTGGTGTGGTCCCTGCATCACAGAGTTCCCGGACCTTCTCGACCTGGAACGAGACTACGCTCAGCGCGGCTTCGAGCTGGTCACCGTGGCCGCTCAGTCCGAGGACGAACGCAACCAGGTGCTCGCCTTCCTGACAAAGCAGGGCGCGCGCGGGCGCAATTACTTGTTGGCCGATGCGGACAAAGAAGCCGCCCTGACCGCGTTCGACAAGGCATGGGAGGGAGGACTTCCCTTCACGCTGCTGCTGTCACCCAAGGGGAAAGTGCTCTACCGGCAGCAAGGCCCCGTCGACGTGGCAAAAGTGCGTACCCTGCTGGACAAGGGTCTGAGCAAGGCCGCGCGCTGA
- a CDS encoding YdiU family protein: MVPPLTDASASPRPVEGLRFENRFVASLPGDPRTDNTTRQVFEACHSHVTPTPVPAPRLLALVPEVAAQLDLAAKETPTLTAVLAGNLVLPGMKPYSACYGGHQFGSWAGQLGDGRAITLAEVVNDAGARYELQLKGAGPTPYSRRADGRAVLRSSLRELVCSEAMFHLGVPTTRALSLVGTGALVERDMLYDGNPTFEPGAIVCRVAPSFLRFGSFELHAARKDRRTLEALLRYTLDQFYPQFVEEARMNLAGFLEEVVRRTARMVLHWMRVGFVHGVMNTDNMSVLGLTIDYGPYGWVEPFDPHWTPNITDAQGRRYRFGHQPQVAFWNLLQFAAALAQLQDDVAPLEEALKAYKDEFEAGHRRMMLGKLGLTERAETAEDDERFIDELFALLMVTETDMTLFYRLLTEVDPGGSVEAAFEALRGAYYVPDGAALAVPGPLARWLEGYAARVAREGLSPEERKRRMDAVNPLYVPRNYLVQQVIEKVTDGNEAALVELLDVLKRPYEPQPGRESFAAKRPEWARRRPGCSMLSCSS, translated from the coding sequence ATGGTTCCTCCGCTTACAGATGCTTCAGCTTCGCCCAGGCCGGTCGAGGGGCTTCGTTTCGAGAACCGCTTCGTGGCATCGCTGCCCGGAGACCCTCGCACGGACAACACCACTCGTCAGGTGTTCGAGGCGTGCCATTCGCACGTGACACCCACGCCCGTGCCCGCGCCCCGGCTGCTCGCCCTCGTGCCCGAGGTCGCAGCGCAGCTGGATCTCGCGGCGAAAGAGACCCCCACCTTGACGGCCGTGCTCGCGGGCAACCTGGTTTTGCCGGGCATGAAGCCCTATTCAGCCTGTTATGGAGGCCATCAGTTTGGCTCCTGGGCAGGGCAGCTGGGGGATGGCCGCGCCATCACGCTCGCCGAGGTGGTGAACGACGCGGGTGCGCGCTACGAACTGCAGCTCAAGGGGGCGGGCCCCACACCCTACTCCCGCCGAGCGGACGGCCGGGCGGTGCTGCGTTCGTCACTGCGAGAGCTGGTTTGCAGCGAGGCCATGTTTCATCTGGGCGTCCCGACCACGCGCGCCCTCTCGTTGGTGGGCACGGGGGCGCTGGTCGAGCGGGACATGCTTTACGACGGGAATCCCACGTTCGAGCCCGGGGCGATCGTGTGTCGGGTGGCGCCCTCGTTTTTGCGCTTTGGCAGCTTCGAGCTTCACGCCGCTCGGAAGGACCGCCGCACGCTCGAGGCCTTGTTGCGGTACACCCTCGACCAGTTTTATCCGCAGTTCGTGGAGGAGGCCCGCATGAATCTCGCGGGGTTTCTCGAGGAAGTCGTTCGTCGCACTGCCCGCATGGTGCTGCACTGGATGCGGGTGGGCTTCGTGCACGGCGTGATGAACACGGACAACATGTCGGTTCTGGGCCTCACGATCGACTATGGACCTTACGGATGGGTCGAGCCCTTCGACCCTCACTGGACTCCGAACATCACCGACGCCCAGGGCCGCCGGTATCGCTTCGGCCATCAGCCCCAGGTCGCGTTTTGGAACCTGCTGCAGTTCGCGGCGGCTCTGGCGCAGCTGCAAGACGACGTGGCACCCCTCGAAGAGGCGCTCAAAGCCTACAAGGACGAATTCGAGGCAGGGCATCGCCGCATGATGCTGGGCAAGCTGGGGCTCACGGAGCGCGCGGAGACGGCGGAGGACGATGAACGCTTCATCGACGAGCTCTTTGCGTTGCTCATGGTGACCGAGACCGACATGACTCTGTTTTATCGGCTACTGACCGAGGTGGACCCCGGCGGCTCCGTCGAAGCCGCTTTCGAGGCTCTGCGCGGCGCCTACTACGTGCCCGACGGAGCAGCCCTCGCGGTTCCGGGTCCGCTCGCGCGCTGGCTCGAGGGCTACGCCGCGCGCGTTGCGCGGGAGGGACTTTCCCCCGAAGAGCGCAAGCGACGCATGGACGCGGTGAACCCGCTTTACGTGCCGCGAAACTATCTTGTGCAGCAGGTCATCGAGAAGGTGACAGATGGCAACGAGGCGGCTCTTGTTGAGCTGCTCGATGTCTTGAAGCGGCCCTACGAGCCACAGCCCGGGCGGGAAAGCTTCGCGGCCAAACGTCCCGAGTGGGCCCGCCGGCGGCCCGGCTGTTCGATGCTCTCTTGTAGCTCCTGA
- a CDS encoding HU family DNA-binding protein encodes MAAKKAKKAKATKEKATGGPLSKSGLIQAIADKSELARKDVKGVVEALADLGYKELKKNSLFVVPGLVRMTVVKKPATKARKGTNPFTGEPTVFKAKPARKVIKARPVKAAKDAV; translated from the coding sequence ATGGCGGCAAAGAAAGCAAAGAAAGCAAAAGCAACTAAAGAAAAGGCCACTGGTGGCCCCCTGTCCAAAAGCGGCTTGATCCAAGCGATCGCGGACAAGAGCGAGCTGGCCCGCAAGGACGTCAAGGGCGTGGTCGAAGCCTTGGCCGATCTCGGTTACAAGGAGCTCAAGAAGAACTCTCTCTTCGTGGTGCCTGGTCTGGTTCGGATGACCGTGGTCAAGAAGCCCGCCACGAAGGCCCGCAAGGGCACCAACCCCTTCACGGGCGAGCCCACGGTCTTCAAGGCCAAGCCCGCGCGTAAAGTGATCAAGGCACGCCCGGTCAAGGCTGCCAAAGACGCGGTCTGA
- a CDS encoding nucleoside monophosphate kinase has product MPMPVNTPADSEATLAPNAELEIKDAPLIFDQVWRRLEADFGRQNLRFPKEIMWLGGAPGAGKGTNTPFIMRERGLTAAPIVMSDLLDAPEMQALKDKGALVGDREVIEVLLRQLLKPAYESGVVVDGFPRTKMQVEAVKLLHDRMLDLRTEFFKTPLGPEFRRPLFRITVLFIDEQTSVERQLIRGQEILLHNEQVARTGVGRPIELRPTDVNEDLARSRYRTFKEQTYEALTSLRKHFHYHFINAQAALDEVEENIKNEFKYQSSLELDHDTYDIIHHIPVTAEIIVHARQELVRRLDNYEHRHASLFRAVVAVIDAEFVPPIRRHAFAGRAHIKSQSPLFEDALAVDIVIDTLSERGYRVVYERESTQVPHLVDLKTGAVTCKREPVHLFEIGFPPPEIRRGH; this is encoded by the coding sequence GTGCCCATGCCCGTAAACACACCCGCTGACAGCGAAGCCACCCTGGCCCCCAATGCCGAGCTGGAGATCAAGGACGCTCCGCTCATCTTCGACCAAGTTTGGCGACGGCTCGAGGCGGACTTCGGTCGGCAGAATTTGCGTTTTCCGAAGGAGATCATGTGGCTCGGCGGCGCCCCGGGTGCAGGCAAGGGGACGAACACGCCCTTCATCATGCGCGAGCGGGGCCTGACGGCAGCTCCCATCGTCATGAGCGATCTGCTCGACGCGCCCGAGATGCAGGCGCTCAAGGACAAGGGCGCGCTGGTGGGCGATCGGGAGGTCATCGAGGTGCTCCTGCGCCAGCTGCTCAAGCCCGCGTACGAATCGGGCGTTGTGGTGGATGGTTTCCCACGGACCAAGATGCAGGTCGAGGCCGTAAAGCTGCTCCACGACCGCATGCTCGACCTGCGAACGGAGTTCTTCAAAACGCCTCTCGGCCCAGAGTTTCGAAGGCCGCTCTTCCGGATCACGGTGCTCTTCATCGACGAGCAGACCTCGGTCGAACGACAGCTGATCCGCGGGCAGGAGATCCTGCTACACAACGAACAGGTGGCGCGGACGGGTGTAGGCCGGCCCATCGAGTTGCGACCCACCGACGTCAACGAGGACTTGGCGCGAAGCCGCTATCGGACGTTCAAGGAGCAGACGTACGAAGCACTCACCAGTCTCCGCAAGCATTTCCACTACCACTTCATCAATGCGCAGGCTGCGCTCGACGAAGTTGAAGAAAACATCAAGAACGAGTTCAAGTACCAAAGCTCCCTAGAACTCGACCACGACACCTACGACATAATCCATCACATTCCCGTGACAGCCGAGATCATCGTACATGCACGGCAGGAGCTGGTGCGGCGTCTCGACAACTATGAACATCGGCATGCGTCGCTGTTTCGTGCCGTGGTCGCGGTGATCGACGCAGAGTTCGTGCCCCCAATTCGTCGGCATGCGTTCGCGGGTCGCGCCCACATCAAGTCTCAATCTCCGCTCTTCGAGGATGCCCTGGCCGTCGACATCGTGATCGACACACTGTCGGAGCGAGGCTATCGGGTGGTATACGAGAGGGAAAGCACCCAGGTTCCTCATCTGGTCGATCTGAAGACTGGCGCCGTGACCTGCAAGCGCGAGCCGGTGCACTTGTTCGAGATCGGCTTCCCGCCGCCCGAAATTCGCCGGGGACACTGA
- a CDS encoding OPT/YSL family transporter — protein sequence MPLFQKPAVTAEDIERGKPLAIPPEEVDPMDEATWYQKVYRGDDLPQLTFRAVAMGSLLGFLLAFTNLYIGLKTGWALGVAITACILAYSMWNGLLRLRLARTPLSILETNCLQSTASAAGYSTGASMVSAIAALLILSASPARPGGEHLPWPILAAWTFFLAMLGVCLAIPMKRTMINHERLRFPSGLAAATTLQSLYSHGGDALAKARALFIAAGVAGVTPLLMDLKLRGRGAERTPLLPAETPIFDGWLPAVGSDPLSGRRLLPSDWTWVLDHKLVMIAAGALVGLRVSVAMVVSSVLLAYWVGPVALGLRAIGQPAAAWREIGVWVGAPIMVASGLLSFAFQWRTIGRAFKQPKSAPGQPPGSTQGSAEVPGRWFVWGVLVSGLAIVFISHRYFFVPWYLGVVAVAMTYFLALVACRATGESDITPIGAMGKITQLTYGALIPQSATANLMTAAITASAASSSADLLTDLKSGYLLGADPRRQFVAQFLGIFSGTVATVMGFYLLVPDATALTGSPGHTPAFPAPSAQSWLAVARVFQDGFETLSPMARTCMVVGLLVGAALTLLERWFPKRRTFIPSATGLGLGFILPFQYPLSMLIGALATWLWHRRSRASAERLVVPLASGMVAGESIVGVLVAAANTFFLSR from the coding sequence ATGCCCCTTTTCCAAAAGCCTGCCGTCACCGCCGAGGACATCGAACGGGGCAAGCCCCTGGCCATTCCACCCGAAGAGGTGGACCCAATGGACGAGGCCACCTGGTACCAGAAAGTGTACCGGGGCGACGATCTGCCCCAGCTGACCTTCCGGGCGGTGGCGATGGGCTCCCTGCTCGGGTTTCTACTGGCCTTCACGAACCTGTACATTGGCCTCAAGACGGGCTGGGCGCTGGGGGTGGCCATCACGGCCTGCATCCTGGCCTACTCGATGTGGAACGGCCTACTCCGCCTCAGGCTGGCCCGTACCCCGCTTTCCATTCTCGAAACGAACTGCCTGCAGTCCACCGCGTCGGCTGCCGGCTACAGCACGGGCGCCAGCATGGTTTCGGCGATCGCTGCCCTCTTGATTCTCTCGGCCAGCCCCGCGCGGCCTGGAGGGGAACACCTGCCCTGGCCCATTCTTGCGGCGTGGACTTTCTTCCTCGCCATGCTGGGGGTGTGCTTGGCGATCCCGATGAAGCGCACCATGATCAACCACGAGCGGCTGCGTTTTCCGTCGGGCTTGGCGGCCGCCACCACGCTGCAGTCGCTCTACAGCCATGGCGGCGACGCCCTCGCGAAGGCGCGTGCGCTCTTCATCGCGGCCGGGGTGGCAGGTGTGACCCCCTTGCTCATGGATCTGAAGCTGCGGGGACGTGGCGCAGAGCGTACGCCCTTGCTTCCCGCCGAAACCCCGATCTTCGATGGCTGGCTTCCTGCGGTCGGTAGCGACCCCTTGTCGGGACGCAGGCTCTTGCCCAGCGATTGGACCTGGGTACTCGACCACAAGCTGGTGATGATCGCAGCAGGGGCCCTCGTGGGTCTGCGGGTCAGCGTCGCCATGGTCGTGAGCAGCGTTCTGCTCGCGTACTGGGTGGGACCGGTGGCGCTGGGCCTGCGGGCCATCGGCCAACCGGCAGCCGCCTGGCGCGAGATCGGCGTGTGGGTAGGCGCACCGATCATGGTGGCTTCCGGCCTCCTGTCGTTTGCCTTTCAATGGCGCACCATCGGCCGTGCGTTCAAACAACCGAAAAGCGCGCCCGGGCAGCCCCCGGGCTCCACCCAGGGCTCGGCAGAGGTGCCAGGCCGTTGGTTCGTCTGGGGCGTGCTGGTGTCGGGTTTGGCGATCGTGTTCATCTCGCACCGCTACTTCTTCGTGCCCTGGTACCTGGGCGTCGTGGCGGTGGCGATGACCTACTTCCTGGCACTCGTGGCCTGCCGAGCCACCGGCGAGTCCGACATCACGCCCATCGGAGCGATGGGCAAGATCACCCAACTCACCTACGGCGCCCTCATCCCGCAAAGCGCCACCGCGAACTTGATGACCGCCGCCATCACGGCCAGCGCCGCCTCGTCGTCCGCTGACTTGCTCACGGATCTCAAGTCGGGGTACCTCCTGGGCGCGGATCCTCGCAGGCAATTCGTCGCGCAGTTCCTCGGAATCTTCTCGGGCACGGTGGCCACGGTGATGGGCTTTTACCTCCTCGTGCCCGACGCCACGGCGCTCACGGGCAGCCCTGGTCACACGCCAGCCTTCCCCGCGCCTTCCGCCCAATCGTGGCTTGCCGTGGCGCGCGTCTTCCAGGATGGCTTCGAGACCTTGTCGCCCATGGCCCGCACGTGCATGGTGGTCGGCTTGCTCGTGGGCGCCGCGCTCACGCTGCTCGAGCGATGGTTTCCCAAGCGGCGTACCTTCATCCCGTCGGCCACCGGCCTCGGCCTCGGCTTCATCCTTCCCTTTCAGTACCCGCTCTCGATGCTGATCGGCGCCCTGGCCACGTGGCTGTGGCACAGACGTTCACGGGCGAGCGCCGAACGCTTGGTGGTCCCACTCGCCTCGGGGATGGTGGCGGGGGAGTCGATCGTGGGCGTGCTGGTCGCAGCTGCGAACACGTTTTTCCTCAGCCGCTAG
- a CDS encoding glycoside hydrolase family 3 C-terminal domain-containing protein, with protein sequence MRRSHPTLPVSAAAALACGLIWLPTAAHAKPPAPLYQDPGQPTEARVASLLSEMTLDEKLVLISGKGFESRAVPRLQIPELTMTDGPNGVRWGKTATAFPVGISLASAFDPELVERMGKVLAAEARARGRAVLLAPCVNISRVPQNGRNFECFGEDPVLSARTAVSYIKGVQDGGAIATVKHFACNNQEHRRREIDVRVSKRALHEIYFPAFEAAVKEAGVYTVMAAYNKVNGLYSTENPYLLEDILKKRWGFKGFVMSDWDAVQHTLEPVMAGLDLEMPEGTYTGEDKLKPVVTSGKVTSAVIDEKVKRILWVMFKSGVFDAPPKEQPGVVGSEAHRAVALDVARASIALLKNDRNALPLVSNPKLKSVAVIGPGAVYPRVGGGGSGEVRPDTAVRPLEALTTMLRGHGVTVDYEPGFNMDGDVETVPPAAFSHKEGDQLLPGLVAEFFNNKNVEGAAVKKSVVKQIDFDWGNDPPAEGVNSDFFSVRYTGFITPKTPGRYRMLGVANNGFRVFIDGKPLLNAWDGEEFKKPTAELDLEARPYEIRMDFFDNKAQAKVRLGWGRVEGSQKEAVVLARRSDAAIIFAGFSDFFETESSDHGLELPKNQVDLIKAVANANPRTIVVLNNGSPLLMEDWVGRVPALVEAWYPGQEGGTAIAEILTGWTNPSGRLPFTFLKAWKHAPAFKTYPEVGDTAPYDEGIFVGYRHYDAKNLPVRFPFGHGLSYTRFVYADLQIQPAPGEQGGPAWEVSFAVTNKGTKRGAEVAQVYLGQAKSPVPRPPRALRAFQKLTLEPKESRRVSLRLSSRDLAYFDEAKDDWVVPAGVYQIQVGASSRDIRLKGTFTQPALTASDCR encoded by the coding sequence ATGCGTCGTTCCCACCCGACTCTGCCCGTGTCCGCTGCTGCTGCCCTCGCGTGCGGTCTCATCTGGCTTCCCACCGCGGCACATGCCAAGCCTCCCGCTCCCCTCTACCAGGACCCTGGCCAGCCTACCGAGGCACGCGTGGCGTCGCTCTTGTCCGAGATGACGCTCGATGAAAAGCTGGTCTTGATCTCGGGCAAGGGCTTCGAGTCGCGGGCCGTGCCCCGCCTGCAGATCCCGGAATTGACGATGACCGATGGCCCCAATGGCGTCCGTTGGGGCAAGACGGCCACCGCCTTTCCCGTGGGGATCTCCCTCGCCTCGGCCTTCGATCCCGAGCTGGTCGAGCGCATGGGCAAAGTGCTCGCCGCCGAGGCGCGGGCGCGCGGACGCGCGGTGCTGCTGGCCCCCTGTGTGAACATCAGCCGCGTGCCGCAGAACGGCCGCAACTTCGAGTGCTTCGGAGAGGATCCCGTGCTTTCGGCCCGCACGGCGGTTTCCTACATCAAGGGCGTTCAGGACGGGGGAGCCATCGCCACCGTGAAACACTTTGCCTGCAACAACCAGGAGCACAGGCGCCGGGAGATAGACGTTCGCGTCTCGAAGCGCGCGCTGCACGAGATCTACTTCCCTGCTTTCGAGGCCGCGGTGAAGGAGGCCGGCGTTTACACGGTGATGGCAGCCTACAACAAGGTGAACGGCCTCTACTCGACCGAGAACCCCTATTTGCTCGAAGACATCCTGAAGAAGCGCTGGGGCTTCAAGGGCTTCGTCATGTCCGATTGGGACGCCGTCCAGCACACGCTGGAGCCCGTCATGGCGGGTCTGGACTTGGAGATGCCCGAGGGCACCTACACGGGCGAGGACAAGCTCAAACCGGTGGTGACCAGCGGCAAGGTGACCAGCGCGGTGATCGACGAGAAGGTGAAGCGCATCTTGTGGGTCATGTTCAAGTCGGGCGTGTTCGATGCGCCCCCCAAAGAGCAGCCCGGCGTGGTGGGCTCGGAAGCCCATCGGGCCGTGGCCCTGGACGTGGCGCGTGCGTCCATCGCGCTCTTGAAGAACGATCGCAACGCCTTGCCACTCGTGAGCAACCCCAAGCTGAAGTCCGTGGCTGTGATCGGTCCGGGTGCGGTGTACCCACGCGTCGGCGGCGGAGGCAGCGGAGAGGTCAGGCCCGATACGGCCGTACGCCCGCTCGAAGCCCTCACCACCATGTTGCGCGGTCACGGCGTCACCGTCGACTACGAACCTGGCTTCAACATGGACGGCGACGTCGAGACGGTACCGCCGGCTGCGTTCTCCCACAAAGAGGGAGACCAGCTGCTCCCGGGTCTCGTCGCGGAGTTCTTCAACAACAAAAACGTCGAGGGCGCCGCGGTCAAAAAGTCCGTGGTCAAGCAGATCGATTTCGATTGGGGCAACGACCCTCCCGCCGAAGGCGTCAACTCCGACTTCTTCTCGGTGCGCTACACCGGGTTCATCACCCCGAAGACGCCGGGGCGCTACCGCATGCTGGGGGTCGCAAACAACGGCTTTCGGGTGTTCATCGACGGCAAGCCACTTCTCAACGCCTGGGATGGCGAAGAATTCAAGAAGCCCACAGCCGAGTTGGATCTGGAAGCACGCCCCTACGAGATCCGGATGGATTTCTTCGACAACAAAGCCCAGGCGAAGGTCCGACTGGGCTGGGGCCGGGTCGAAGGCTCTCAGAAGGAAGCCGTCGTGCTGGCCCGGAGGTCAGACGCCGCGATCATCTTCGCCGGCTTTTCCGACTTCTTCGAGACGGAGTCGAGCGATCACGGCCTCGAGCTGCCCAAGAATCAGGTCGACTTGATCAAGGCCGTGGCCAACGCCAACCCGCGCACGATCGTCGTGCTCAACAACGGGTCACCGCTTTTGATGGAAGACTGGGTGGGCCGCGTGCCTGCGCTGGTCGAGGCCTGGTACCCCGGCCAGGAAGGGGGAACGGCCATCGCGGAGATCCTGACCGGATGGACCAACCCTTCAGGCCGCTTGCCCTTTACGTTCCTGAAAGCGTGGAAGCACGCCCCCGCGTTCAAAACGTATCCGGAGGTGGGCGATACGGCCCCCTACGACGAAGGCATCTTCGTGGGATACCGCCACTACGACGCCAAGAACCTGCCCGTGCGCTTCCCCTTCGGCCACGGCTTGTCCTACACACGCTTCGTCTACGCCGACCTCCAGATTCAGCCTGCCCCCGGCGAGCAAGGCGGACCCGCCTGGGAGGTGAGCTTCGCCGTGACCAACAAGGGCACCAAACGCGGGGCCGAGGTGGCGCAGGTTTACTTGGGCCAGGCGAAATCGCCGGTCCCACGACCGCCGAGAGCGTTGCGCGCGTTCCAGAAACTCACTTTGGAGCCGAAAGAGAGCCGACGTGTGTCGTTACGGCTGTCGAGCCGCGATCTGGCTTACTTCGACGAAGCCAAAGATGACTGGGTCGTGCCGGCCGGCGTCTACCAGATTCAGGTGGGAGCCTCGTCTCGGGACATTCGGCTCAAGGGCACCTTCACGCAACCGGCGCTCACCGCTTCCGACTGCCGCTGA
- a CDS encoding Rieske 2Fe-2S domain-containing protein, which yields MDEGERPRVWCKVLDPGSLADDDVRSVTCQGRALCVVRAGGRLAALDDACPHQGAPLGDGWVEEGLLICPRHAWAFDPFSGTLAGGAHQEITTYAVEERADGVYVEVPPAKATAG from the coding sequence ATGGACGAAGGGGAGCGGCCGCGCGTTTGGTGCAAGGTGCTCGACCCGGGCAGCTTGGCCGACGACGACGTGCGGTCGGTAACCTGTCAAGGTCGCGCCCTCTGTGTCGTCCGAGCCGGGGGGCGGCTCGCCGCGCTGGACGACGCCTGCCCCCATCAAGGCGCGCCCTTGGGCGATGGCTGGGTGGAAGAAGGGCTTTTGATTTGCCCGCGTCACGCCTGGGCGTTTGATCCTTTTTCGGGAACCCTCGCGGGCGGTGCGCACCAGGAGATCACCACCTACGCGGTGGAAGAGCGTGCAGACGGGGTTTACGTCGAGGTCCCCCCCGCCAAGGCCACGGCCGGGTGA
- the lpdA gene encoding dihydrolipoyl dehydrogenase: MKVDALVIGAGPGGYVAGIRLGQLAQKAVVVEKEKAGGVCLNVGCIPSKALINAAKTFGKMKHADEMGIYADNIRLDMGKLQTWKDGVVSKLTGGVKSLLKANGCEYRQGTARFLTPNKVAVEGSEGTYTIEARNIIIATGSRPVEIPGFKFDGNRVVDSTGALAFAEVPNRLVVIGGGYIGMEIGTLYAKLGSQVTVVEALPRLLPGTDPELAQVVTKRLKKLNIEAVTGAKAKGWEERGDHALVTLETADGERQLQADKILVAVGRRPNTEYLGLEDVGVKIERGFVPVNQRQETNVPGIYAIGDVAGQPMLAHKASKEAEVAAEVIAGKNAAMDARVIPAVIFTDPEVASAGITAEEAEQRGRKVRTGKFPFAALGRAIANADTDGFVKVVIDADTSEVLGIHVVGGGASDLIGEAALAIEMGALADDLGLTIHAHPTLPEALMEAAKAAQGEAVHIQNR, translated from the coding sequence ATGAAAGTAGATGCCCTCGTCATTGGCGCGGGCCCGGGTGGTTACGTGGCCGGCATCCGTCTCGGCCAGCTCGCCCAAAAGGCGGTCGTAGTGGAGAAGGAGAAAGCCGGTGGCGTGTGCCTGAACGTCGGCTGCATCCCCTCGAAGGCGCTCATCAACGCTGCAAAAACCTTCGGCAAGATGAAGCATGCCGACGAGATGGGCATCTATGCCGACAACATCCGCCTCGACATGGGCAAGCTGCAGACCTGGAAAGACGGCGTGGTGTCGAAGCTCACCGGGGGCGTGAAGTCACTGCTCAAGGCCAACGGTTGCGAATACCGGCAGGGCACGGCCCGCTTCCTCACCCCGAACAAGGTCGCGGTCGAGGGCAGCGAAGGCACCTACACCATCGAGGCTCGCAACATCATCATCGCCACAGGCTCCCGGCCCGTGGAGATTCCCGGCTTCAAGTTCGACGGCAACCGCGTGGTGGACTCCACGGGCGCGCTCGCCTTCGCCGAGGTCCCGAACCGGCTGGTCGTGATCGGCGGCGGCTACATCGGCATGGAGATCGGCACGCTCTACGCCAAGCTCGGCAGCCAGGTTACCGTGGTCGAGGCCCTGCCTCGTCTTTTGCCCGGCACGGACCCCGAGTTGGCCCAGGTGGTCACCAAGCGCCTCAAGAAGCTGAACATCGAAGCCGTCACGGGTGCCAAAGCCAAGGGCTGGGAAGAGCGCGGGGATCACGCCCTCGTGACCCTCGAAACCGCGGACGGCGAACGACAACTGCAAGCTGACAAAATTCTCGTTGCCGTGGGACGCCGTCCCAACACGGAGTACTTGGGTCTCGAGGACGTGGGCGTGAAGATCGAACGGGGCTTCGTGCCCGTCAATCAACGCCAGGAGACCAACGTGCCGGGCATCTACGCCATTGGGGACGTGGCCGGGCAGCCGATGCTGGCGCACAAAGCCTCGAAGGAAGCCGAGGTGGCCGCCGAGGTCATCGCAGGAAAAAACGCCGCCATGGACGCACGCGTGATTCCGGCCGTCATTTTCACCGATCCCGAGGTGGCGTCCGCGGGCATCACGGCCGAGGAGGCCGAACAAAGAGGCCGCAAGGTCCGCACGGGCAAGTTCCCGTTTGCGGCCTTGGGTCGTGCGATCGCGAACGCCGACACGGACGGCTTCGTCAAAGTCGTCATCGACGCGGACACGAGTGAGGTGCTGGGCATTCACGTCGTGGGTGGTGGAGCCTCGGACTTGATCGGCGAGGCCGCCCTCGCGATCGAGATGGGCGCGCTGGCCGACGACTTGGGCCTGACGATCCACGCTCATCCCACCCTGCCCGAGGCTCTGATGGAAGCCGCGAAGGCAGCACAGGGTGAGGCGGTTCACATCCAAAACCGCTGA